A window of Chromohalobacter canadensis genomic DNA:
TAGTGCCGAAAGGCGTGGGAGTTCGAGTCTCCCCATCCGCACCATCAATATCTTTGTTTTCAATCAGTTATAAACGCTCCTGTGCTTCTACTGGTCTACATATGGTCAGTTTTTGGCATAGTGCGGTCAGCTTTTTGGTCAGCATTTCTTACCCCTCTTATATCGATGCATGCCTTGCTCTCGCTTGCCATGTAAACGCAGAAGGGCTTAAGCTGAGTGAGCACATTCCACGCCGTGAGGCGTTGCAAGAGGCTCACCAATGTCGAAATACTATCGTTTTTCCGATCAACTACCTCCCGTCGGCACGCCCATCATCTGTTTGGCGCAGCTAGAGGGCATGCCCGAGCGCGTTCACCCTATCCTTGAAGCAAACGCGATGTACCGCGCTACGCTTGAGCTGGATGGCCAAGTCTATCACCGGTCTCACGAAACCCCGGGATTAGGTGGGATCGAAGGCAATCCCGTTGCCTGGAAGATCTGTTACTGGTAACAAGGCCCACCTCTCAAGCAACCCCGCTGCAATTGGGTTGCGGAGGTCGCTGGTTCGAATCCAGTCGCTCCGACCAAGATTGTTAAGAAAAACCGTCGCTATGGTTGACCCATAAGCGGCGGTTTTTTGTTGATGGTAAAACATGGAAAAACTTTTGCTTCTCTAAGCCCTGACGGCAGTTATGCTCCCTTGATGTCTTATGGCTAGTGGTCCACGGTTAGCTTGTGGTAGCGGGGCTACGACTATTCTCATCTGCAACTAGCTGCAAGAAGGATCCACATCATGAGCGATAACCTTTATCATCGCGGCTCACCCGATACCGAGAAAGTCAATCTCGGGCAGGCCCATGAGGTTCAGTACTGGACGCAGCGATTTGGGGTCTCGGAGGCAAAGCTTCGTGAGGCTGTAGATGCTGTCGGCGTCTTGGTTAAAGACATCGAAGCCTACCTGAAAAAATAGCACATCTTTTGCTTGCCCCCTCGATTAGTATGCGAGGGGCTGGCAAACTAGATCCAAACAGATAATTATATTCAATACCTAAGTTTAAAAAATAAATAGCCAAAGCACTGTTATCAACCCTAAATTCTGGGCTAGCAGACGCATTTATAATGCTGCTATCTTTTTTAGCTTCTACCTCGGCCAAGAGAACGAAAACATGGCCCTATTCTCTGCCTCTGGTGGCGTCATGACTGTCTTTGGCCTTTTTACAATGATCAAATTCTCCACCTTGGAGCAGTATTTAAGGATGGAGAAAACAATTCAATCTGTTACAGGCATGACAGGTCCACCAACGGGGCCCGGAGAGGAAAAGAAAACCCTGGATTCATAGAATAACCGCAGCACTTTGGACCGCCAGGTAGAGGAAGGAGGGCCAGCGCCGATACCCTCTCGACTTTACCGACCAAAGTGAAGCAGAGCATGGGATACCGACAGCTGACCCAGACCCAACGATACCAGATTCACGCCCAACGGGGTGTCCGGATGACCCAGCGGCAGATCGCCAGAGTGCTTGGCATCCACAGCAGCACCGTCAGTCGCGAATTGCGCCGTAACATCTCTCCTGATGGCTACGATCCCTGCCAGGCTCAGGCGCGCAGTGATCAGCGGAGGCGAACTGCCTGGAAAATGACAAAGCGACTCCCCAGCCTCATGCGCTGGGTGACTGATCAACTGGCTGACGAATGGAGCCCTCAGCAAATCAGTGGCTTTATGGCCAAGGCCAACGGTGCTTACGTGAGCCATCAGTGGATCTATTCGTTGATCTGGGATGACAAGGTACGTGGTGGCGGGCTGTGGCGATATCTCCGGCAACCCAAGCGGCGGAGTAAGCACCGTGCACAGGCCAAGAGCGCCGGACTCGGCAAGATTCCGAACCGAGTGGGTATCGAGTACCGCGCCGCTGAGGTGGATGATCGGCTCACGATTGGCCACTGGGAAGGCGATACGGTGCTCAAGGGACATAAGCAGTCCGGATTGGTCACGCTGGTTGAGCGCCGCAGTGGCTATCTGCTGGCCACTCGACTCCCTCAAATCACCGCCGATCTGACACAAAAAGCTATGATTCGTCTGCTGAAGCCCCGGCGTGGGGCTGTTCAGACCGTGACGCTGGACAACGGCTCGGAGTTCGCCAATCACGAGGCAGTAGCCACGGCAGTGTCAGCGGCGATCTATTTCTGCGATCCCTATTGCTCCGGCCAACGCGGGACCAATGAAAATACGAATGGCTTGATACGGCAGTACTATCCCAAGGGAACCGATTTTCGACAGGTGACGGATGCCGAACTGAGAAAGACCGTCAATAAGCTCAATGATCGCCCCCGAAAGCGGCTCGGTTATCGGACACCGGCACAGGTGTTTCTGGGGGAATACTCAGGCGCCCTGGATACCGCAGGTGCTGCGCTTATTGGTTGAATTCAGGAACACAAGAGGCAGCCCAAGAGAGAAAACGCAGAGAGCTAGAGAAACAGCTGAGCACAGAGTTCAAGGGCATTACACTTACTGTACTTGGAACCCTTATCGCCTCTTACGGCTCATTTATCCACATCTTGGGATAACCTCGAACACCCAAAACTTAAGAACTAAATCGAAGCCCCCGGCCATGCCGGGGCATTACTGAATTCTCTATAAACCGAGAAAATTCTGCTCTCTTAGGTTTTATATGCTGACCGGATCCCGACCTCCCCACCTTTAACAACATCGGCGCTTTCGCGAAGGCGGACACGTAAAATGGCTGCGGCAAAACGCTATGCCGACAAGGGTTGATATGAGCTGACCCCTGCGAGTAGGGAGAAAGATCTATGCCGCTGGCAAAACGGGCGTTGTTTCGATACCGGTGCCGTGGCTGTAACGGTGTTGCCGAGATCATTGGCTCAAGTTCATTTTCCGCCACCAATGCATGCTTGGTAAATGTCGGGTCCCGTGTGATTGACTACCCGCTTGGTAAATAACTCAGGACGCTTGGTCTGCCATTCCTTCATCATCGCAATCGGTGATTGATGGTGCAGCGCCTTCTGCGGGATGTGGTGATTGTACAGCCAGGTGTAGCGTTTGAGCGTCTGCTCCAGGTCCTCGCCTGAGGTATAGCGCCGAGTCGCCAGCACATCGCTGATACGGCCGTTGAAGCGCTCCACCATGCCGTTTGTCTGCGGTCTTCCCGGCTTGATCAGACGGTGCTCGATACCAAGGGCCTGGCACTCTTGGTCAAACGGGTGATTCCCGCTGGGCTTGCGCTCCCCCGCCCGCGTGAAGCGATCGGTGAATGACTTGCCGTTGTCGGTCAGTACCGTCTGGACCTGGAAGGGAGCCTTCTCCTCCACCCGCTTCATGAACGCCCGCGCATCCTTCGCGGACTGGCTGCGTCTCACCTCCAGATGGACCCAGCGCGTGGCGCGATCGATGGCGACGTACAGGTAGCGTTTTTGCTCCTCATCGGGCATCCGGGGCAGGTGCTTGATGTCGATGTGCACGTAGCCCGGCTCATAATCTTTGAAGGGCTTGTGCCGGGGTTTCTCATCGTCGCCCGCGTCCCGTCTAGACAGCTCTGCCAGTGTCGGCACCTCGCGCCGCTTGAGCATGCGATGCAGACCAGAACGCGACAAGCCAGGATTGAGGAACTCACGCGCCACGACGAGCAGATCATCCAGGCCGAGGCGCAGGAATTCGCGCGCCGCGATCAGCACCTCTTCCTGTTCGGAAGTGAGCGTGGCCAGCAGGTTGTGACGCGTGTGCGGTCGGTCCTGGACATCGTCACGGTACCGCCAGCGCCGGATGGTCGAGACGGCGACGCCGTACTGGCGTGCTAGCTCGCTGTCGCTGATGCTGGAAGGCGCTGCCTGGATCTCGGCCCGGATCTTCGGAGTGGTGGTCGCCTGTTTATGTAGCTTGATGTCCATATCCTTGCTCCCGGATGAACTGGTGAAGAAGCTCCTTGGCGGCCAGCAAAGGATAACTTCTATAGCTCATCTGATCATCCGGGACCCTACAGGTAAATGCTAAAGTGCTCACACTGCTACCCACCCAACTCGTCAGCGGAAACTTTATCCCCTTTAGGGCATTTTTTATTCACCCTCTCTACATTATTAAGCAACTCCTTTTCGAAGTGTCTGTTATGCTCCATAGCCTCAAGGGTTTCAACGAGCGCAGCACAAGCAACATTAATAGCAGAAGAAAATAAAAAATTATAGGCAGAATCATGCGGCTTCTTATTAAGCACATAATTACTACCTTCCACTTGGCTCGACAAAGCTGTAATAGAAGGGTGAGTAAAATTACTAAGAGTATGATAAATAGTAAAATATGCACCAAGCTCACCTGCTTTCTCAAACCTATCTTTTATACTCATAACCTTCTTTCGCCCTGCGAGAAGTTCTTCTTTTTTGTCCTTCAGCGCAGCCACCTTCTTTTTAGCTTCATTAGCTCCTATCTGAGGAAAATACTTATTATCTTCATCGTAGAACTTATAATATTTTATCTCGCTATCTACGTGCAATGCCTCAAACTCATAAATATACTCCTCATCCTCCTTAAGGCACTTCAGGTCTATATAAGACTCAAAAGCACAACGCAACAACGGTGCACAACCTGCAGAAGCGTCCGCTTTCAAAATTCTTATTATATCTTGGGACAACACATCAACCCTAACAAACAGCCCACATATTAACTGCCCTCTCCTATCGTTAAACCTCATGCCGTCGATAGCTTGCGCCCTGATTTTTTTATAAGTTCTCCAATTCACAAAAAGATTTGCTTTCATCAAACACACCCACCTTAATGATTTTATACATCACTTATTGTTATCACCTTTGAAGGCTAATTACCAACACTGCTCCCGAGGCTATGCTGTTTGGTTTCGTGGTTTGCAATCCTGGCCAATTTATATTAGCACTTGTCTTATTCACCTTCCCGTGTAGATGCTGTATCTATAAACAGCATTCGCATGGAGCATGGTTATGGCCCGCAAACGCTCCTCACCCCCAACGTCACCCTCTTACTATGAGCTACTGGGCCAGCGCAAGCGCGGCGCGGCAATTGCGGCGGGAGTATTTGACGGGGCGGTACACGACGAGTTGGGATGAGTTACCGGTGGCGAGGATACGATAGAGCTCACTTCCTACCACTCGACACCTCGACAATGCCACATTCGCCTGACAACGGGGGCTGTGAAAACATAAGAGTCACCATCAGTGGAGAACACCATGCATTACGCAAAATATGGCCGCATATCTTTAGCAATCATGGCTATAAGCACTGCACTTATGTCGACCATAGCTGCAGCCTCCAGTGAAAACGCCTGGAGAGATTTCCGTGCAGACGTTGAAAAAAATGTCGCGGCGCTGTCGATGACAGCTTAAATGTCGAGACGATTGCGGTGGACCCCTTTGGCTCCAAGCATTTCGGACTTGCCCGCATGACCGGGCATGAGCACGGCGCTAAAAATCGATTACAGCTGTTATGCGTCTACGACAAGCAATCACAGCAAGCCGAAATCGGCAGTCCCATGGATATTGAAACGGACATGCAAACAGAAAGGCCGCAATAAAGCGGCCTAAATTACGGCTCCAAGTGGCCCTGCTCCAGATTACAAGCTGCACACTATGCCGCTGGCCTCGATGTCCTCGGCTCGTGGGGCCGATACCACTCACCCGAGTCAGCCCATCGACACCTTGGTACGGGCGGGCATCGATGACGGCTTCTGCCCTAGCTGGACCAATGTGAGGCAGCTCATCCAGTCGATTGGGCATCGCCTTATTAATGTTGACGCATTCGCCGCCCGCACTTTTGCTGTCCGCACTCTCGGCGACAGAAACTCCATCCAAGGCCACGAACTCGGGATCGTCATCACCGACAGTTATGTAGATGGGCGCATGATCTGAGACGATGTCCCTTGCCTGCTTGTGCGTAAGCCCCAGCAGCTCGGGGAACTGCACGATGCCACTACCGGTAACGTCGAGCGCATCAGCATCAGCCAGATGCTCTCAACTGGTCTAGGTTTTGTCCGAAAAGTCAGCACGTAGGCAACGGTCTATGCAAGCCAGACATACCATGGCGCTAAAGCTACTGGCGAGCTTGTCGTATCGGGTGGCGATGCGCCGTAGTTCCTTAACCCAGCCGAAGCCACGTTCGATCACGTTTCGCTCCCGGTACTTGGGCTTGTCGAACCCTCGGGGCAGCCCTGGACGCGGCCGCCGCTTCATCTTGCGCTGAGCAATGATCGGCTTCATATGGTAACGGTCACAGTAGTGGCGTAACGCATCGCTATCGTAGCCCTTGTCTGCCACGACGTAGCGACAGCGCTTTCTGGGCCGGCCCACCTTTCCTGGCAAGTGAATCGCTTCCATCGTGGGGATAAAATGCCGAGTGTCAGCATCCTGACCCGGTGATAGCGTGAAAGTCAGCGGCCAACCATGTCGATCACAGACCATGTGGATCTTGGTGGTCAGGCCGCCTCGGCTCCGCCCCAGTGCATGGTCTACGGGTTCTCTCGACCCCCTTTTTTGCCGCCTCCTGAGGCAGCGCGAGTGGCTCGGATCGACGTGGAATCGATCATCCAGGTATCCAGATCCATCAGCCCGTCTTCACGCAGCTTGAGATGGAGCCGATCCAGGACAGCCTCGAAAGTGCCATCGTCGCGCCACTGCCGGAATCGGTCATGGACCGTCTTCCAAGGACCATACCGTTCCGGAAGATCGCGCCATTTGGCGCCAGAGCACAGGATCCAGAAGATCCCGTTTAGCACTTGGCGGTCATCCCTACGTGGGCGGCCTATTGGCTGAGAGGGCGAGACGATATCCTCGATCATCTCCCAGCTTTGATCGGAGAGCTCGTAACGTCCTGCCATGCATCACCTATGCAGTTGCGGCATGGTGCACATTAGCAAACCCGACTTTTCGGACAAAACCTAGTCCCTATCCACTGGATCGCCGATCACGTCGGCCACAGCAGCATCCAGATGATCCAGAAGCGCTACGGCAGTGGATCCACGCCGACGGCCCGGACATCCACAAGGCAGTCGAGAAGCTGCTCGGGCTATAGCTGAGTCCCCACCTTGGTCCCCATGGGTACAGAATCTGCACTCACCCTACCGCATCCAATTGATAGAAAAGCGTTTTCATGAATAAAAGACGAGGGGGCGAGTCTCCCTATCCGCACCATCAAGCTTAACCCAGCATCATCTGACCTATCTTCGAAGTCCTAAAAGCCCAGCAATCACGCACGGGTCTTTCTTAACCTGAAACCTGACATGATCCCGACGACACGCAATAGCACGTTGCGCGGTGTACACCCACGTGTGTCTTAAAGTTCGTTGGTACAAACGTCCCAGCTTGCGAGCTGGGTAATTGCATGACATGAAATGAACCGGCCGGTGATGCCTTGAAAGAGAGAGCCTCCGAGGACGACCGGAGGCTCTCAATCAGCATAAGCCCATGTGCCTGAATGAATTCAACACGTCCTTGGCAGCTGAGTATCCTTCCTGGATGTAGCTATTCTGACAAATTTCGAATGCAATAAACTTAACCTACATCAACAAAAAGCTCGTGAGCAGGCCAACATGTTCATGCTGGCCGCCTAGCCCCACTTTTTCGAGGTAAAAGGCAGCGTTTCACCCTATAAACGCCATCATGTCATTGACAGGCGTACGCCTTTTTCAAGGCTTCGGTGACCACATCGCTGGCCGGTTCGTCCCAGCTTCCGGAAGTATTTGCCAGATATTGCGACACGCCATCCAAGATATCGCGACCGCGAACATCACTGGGTGCACAAATTTTTTCTCGGGATTCTAAGCGGTCAAAAATACCTAACACGTATCCGGTATACGTGAAAAACTTACTGGTATCGTAGGATTCATCGGCACGAAATTGCTGGTAATGGCGCTGAAAATCGAGCAGGTCGGCACCATTGTAGAAATAGCCCCACGCGTTGCCGATTCCCGTAATGCCCAAACCGGCTACCAACATCACGCTCAATACCCGTTTGGTGGCTTGTCTCTTGTGACTCACCCTGACTCCTTGCTTATTCCATTGAGGCACGACATGGCGACCGTCGCGACGGTCGCCATGAGAATGAGTAAGCCGCGATATCGATAAGACGTCAACCGCTGCCTAGAACTCCGTCCATTCGTCTTGAGACTGCGATTGTCGAGTTGCCACCGGCGCTTGGTCGGAGCTGTCGTCTTTCCCAGCCACGGGCCGGGATGCTTGGCGGGGTGGCGTCAAGGAGGCACGCTCATCATCACCCAACTTGAACGCTTCCAGGATATGCGCCAGCGACTGCGCCTGGGCGCTCAGTTCTTCAGACGCTGTGCTGGTCTCTTCCACCATGGAAGCATTTTGTTGGGTCATGCGATCGAGTTCGGCAACCGCCGTGTTGACCTGGTTGATGCCGTCGCTCTGTTCCTTGCTGGCAGCACTGATCTCGTTGATGACATCGCTGACGCGCATCACGCTCTCGACGATCTCATGCATCGTCGCGCCCGCACTTTTAACGAGCTCCGTGCCGCGTTGCGTGCGTTGTGTGGACGTTTCGATCAAGGCGCGAATTTCTTTGGCGGCTTCGGCACTGCGGCTGGCAAGGGTGCGCACCTCACTGGCCACCACGGCGAATCCGCGCCCGTGCTCACCGGCGCGTGCCGCTTCGACGGAAGCATTCAGCGCCAGAATGTTGGTCTGGAAAGCAATGCTATCCATCAAGGTGATGATTTCCCCTACCTGACGCGAGGCAGTGTCGATATCCACCATGGTCTGTTCGACTTCGCTCATCACCTCGCCACCCCGGCGCGCAACGCCGGCCGAATCCTGCGCCAACTGGTTGGCTTGTCCTGCCGAGTCAGCGGAATGCGAGACGGTGCCGGTGATCTCTTCCATCGAGGATGAGGTTTGCTGCAGGTTGGCCGCGGTCTGCTCGGTACGGCTGGACAGGTCCTGGCTGACCTGGGTGATCTCGCCCGACGCGGAGTCAACCGCGTGCGAGGCACCGCGTACCTTGACCAGCGTATGCTGGATACGCTCGACGAAGGCATTGAAGCGTTCGGCCAGTTCCCCGACTTCATCGTGACGCTCTACCGGCAACCGCCGCGTCAGGTCAGCCTCCCCGGAAGCGATATCACTCATCGCCTGGGACGTGCGACGAATCGGCCCCACGATACGCCGCGTCATGATGACCGCCAGTAGCGCCACGATCACGAACGCGATCATGCCAAGCCCCACCGTTACCAGCGCATTCCGCCATATGGCGGCGTTGAGGTCCTCGCGCGTGGCCGCTATTTCGGCATCGATATCGGCGATGTAAACACCGGTACCGACCGCCCACTGCCACTCGTCGATAGCAGCGATATACGACAACTTGGCTTCTTCCTCGCCGCTCTCGGGATTGAGCCACGGATATTCGTAAAAGCCGCCACCGTCGCGGGCCCGTTCCACGAATTCGCGCACCAGGTAATCACCGTTGGGCGCCGTCAGGTCCGACATATCCGTGCCCTGCTTGTCAGGCGAAAACGGTAGCACCACATTATTGCCGTCGTAATCGTAGACGAAGACATAGCCATTGTTGCCATAGCGAATGCTACGCAGCAGGTCTGCCGCCTCGGCCTTGAGTTCTTGTGTATTGGCATTATCGCTGTCACGAAGCGGCGCAATCGACGATACCGCCGTATCGATCAAATCACGCAGGGCATCGCGCCGATCTTCGATCAAGGAGGCACGACGTTCCTCAAGATTATCCTCGGCCTGTTGCTTCATCTGATAGACCGTGGCGCACAAGATGACCGCGCTGATAAGCACCAGGGGCAACAAGGTAGCCATGAGGATACGGGGCTGTAAGCCCAGATTTTGCAGCGATACGCGCTTCGCACTGGCTGGCATGCTTCGACTCCATGGACGCGAAAAAACGATGGGCTTCGCTCACGACGACGCCTATAGAGCGTTATCGGCGAGCTTCCAGCGTCCTGCATTCACCAAACGTCGAAACAAGGGCAAAAAAACGCCGGCTGACAAGCAACCGGCGAGCCGCCACGCGCAACATGGCGAGAGATATACGCCGGCCTTTACAGACCGGTTGGAGGCGGATGATCTTCCACCTCTGGAGACACATGAGACCTGCGTCTTCCTTGGCGATTCGGATCACATGAGCCTGCGAGGCGAAATCCGCCTCCTTCCTTGGCTGCCGGCCACCAGCCAGCGCAATCGCGCAGTTCCCTTGGCAGCGTCCCAGTGGCCGGTGATCGCTTGAATCACCTACATCTTAGACGTCAGGCCGGGCTTGGAAAAGCGCTGTACAATACTCAGCGTAAGCACTTACTCAGCCTCGCGATGCCAAGTCTTTGCTTTCTGCATTGAGACGACTTCTCGTGGGTGCCGCAATGGCGAAAAAGCGCGTAATCACAGCCGTCGAGGCCGGCCGCGTAAGACAGGACACCATCACGAATACCGGCAGGTTGACGACAAGTCCCCAGAACCCAGCGTGGATCCCCAGCGGATTGCGCCACACCAGCGTAAACAGCAGTGTGACGATAAATCCCACCACGATGCCGCTCAACACGCCCAGTTTAGAGGCGCGGGTCCAGAAGAACATGCCGATGAAGGCAGGCAACACTTGGGTGGCAAAGCCAAGCCCCACGAGCAATATCATCACCAGGTTGCTGGGTTCGGCGATAGCCACCGGTGCAACGATCAGCGCCATGATCGGTAAGAGCAAGCGTCGCGCCAGCTTGCCGGCGACGGCGTCGGAAAGCTTGAAGGCCGGCTGGGCGATGTCCTTGGCGTAGGACAGCGCCACCGAATGCAAGAAGGGTTCGCAGGATGACATCGACGCAGCCAATGTGCCCGCGCCCAACAAGCCCACCAGCCAGACCGGCATCTGTTGCATGGCAAGCTCCAGGGCCACGGTATCGGCACGCGCCAGCTCAGGCAGGCTATAGATGCCGATGAAGCCCACCACCACCATGGGCAAGATGACCACATAGTAACTGGGCAGCCAGGTCGCACTGCGGCGAATGGTGCGCGCCGATGATGCACTCATCCACTGCGTCCAGACCGGCGGCATGAACGACAGCATCGAGACGATGATCGACGTCGTCCAGAAGGCGAAACTCATGTCTCCCTGCGCGCCCGGCAAGGTCAGAAAGGCCGGATCACGCTCACGCAGAGTGGTAAAAACATCGCCGAACCAGAGGCCGCCGCCGAAACGCTGTGACGCCCAGAGCCCAATCGCCCATGCCACCGCCAGCATCAGCACGCCCTGGAAGGCGTTGGTAATGCCGATCGCGCGTTGGCCGCTGGCATACAGATAGAGGGCAATACAGCTCAAGACCACCAGCACCCCCACCCAGATCGGCAAACGTCCAGCGCTCATGACATGCAGAATATACGCCGCCCCGATGGTCTGTAGTACCGCATAGGCCAATGAAGCAATCGACATCACCCCTGCGGCCAGGGCCCCCAACAGCGAACTTTCATAGCGGTCGGCAATGGCCGCCCCTTGTGTGACATGGCCAAAGCGCCGACCGAAGGCCCACACCTTGGGACCGAAATACCAAGCCACCAGCGCCAGGTAGGATAAATAAATCACCACGTAGAACACCGCAACACCCTTGGTGTAGGCCCAGCCTGGAGCGCCCATGAAGGTGTAAGCGCTCACGCTGCCTGCGGCGATCAGCAAATAGAGCGTGACCGGCCCCATGCTGCGACCGGCGACGCCCCACTCTTCCAGCGAGTTCATCGAGCGTCCTGTCCGGGCACGCAAGCCAAGAAAGATCGCCACGCCCAGATAAGCGAGCGTCATGATAATCGGCACACTACTCGTCATCGCAAGAACGCTCCACTAGCCGATTGCCGATGGCCATGACGCCGCAACAGGCAAACACGATGACGTACGCCCATACCGCGATCAGTGGCAAGCCGAGCACCACACAGGCGCGGTTGAACCAGCCGATCACCGGCCAGATACCCGCAGCGATGAGCACGACAAATGCCAGAGTCAAACCCCAGCCACGGCCCGTGGTCGGCCGCACGATATAATGCTTCATGAAACGTTCCGCTCAGGAAAGATTGTCTACGTTGCCAAGGCGTATGCCTTACAATGGCGATACGCGAAAAGCGCTCATGGTAGCGCATTCATTCACTCTAGGGGATCGGCGAGTGCTCGCATGTTCTTCACGCCCCGTGGGCATCGTCAGTAAACTTGGCATGGCATGACGCCTACCGCTTCCTCTGTTTTTCCTCGGCGACAAGGATGTCTTCATGAAATTTTCCCTGGCCGGATTGCGTAATGCGCTCAGTGGCACGGCCAGTGCCGGCTATATCGCCAAGGGTATGGTCTACTTCACGGTCGGTTGGCTGTCGCTGCTGACCACGATTGGACTCGGTGGCCAGCAAGCCGGTACCAGCGAGGTCATTCGCGCCATCGCGCTATGGCCGTTCGGCACACTGTTGATCGGCTTGCTCGGTATCGGCCTGCTCGCCTATGTGCTCTGGCGGCTCGCCCAGGCTTGGTGGGACCTCGAGCACAAGGGAAACGGCTGGAAGGGTATCCTGCAGCGCCTCGGCTTCGCCATCAGCGGGCTGTTGTACATCGCCCTGGCCTGGCAATGCGCCACGCTACTGATCCTCTCCCTGGCCAGTGGCGAAAGCAGCAGCACCTCGCAGCGTACCGCCGAGCTGCTCACTTACCCTGGCGGGCTATACGTCTTGCTGGGCATCGGAATCGTGTTCATCTGCGTGGGGCTGCATCAGTTTTACCGCGCGTGGAAGCGGCACTATCGACGCAACTGGCATATCGAGGAAATGCCCAAGGGACCGATGCCGCTGCTCGAGGGCATCGCCCGCCTGGGCCTGGCATCGCGGGGCCTAATCTTCGTGATCATTGGCGTGTTTCTGTGCGTGGCCGCCATCGAGGTCGACCCCGACAACGCCGAGGGGCTGGGAGGCGTGCTCCAAACACTCGCCGAGCAACCCTATG
This region includes:
- a CDS encoding methyl-accepting chemotaxis protein encodes the protein MPASAKRVSLQNLGLQPRILMATLLPLVLISAVILCATVYQMKQQAEDNLEERRASLIEDRRDALRDLIDTAVSSIAPLRDSDNANTQELKAEAADLLRSIRYGNNGYVFVYDYDGNNVVLPFSPDKQGTDMSDLTAPNGDYLVREFVERARDGGGFYEYPWLNPESGEEEAKLSYIAAIDEWQWAVGTGVYIADIDAEIAATREDLNAAIWRNALVTVGLGMIAFVIVALLAVIMTRRIVGPIRRTSQAMSDIASGEADLTRRLPVERHDEVGELAERFNAFVERIQHTLVKVRGASHAVDSASGEITQVSQDLSSRTEQTAANLQQTSSSMEEITGTVSHSADSAGQANQLAQDSAGVARRGGEVMSEVEQTMVDIDTASRQVGEIITLMDSIAFQTNILALNASVEAARAGEHGRGFAVVASEVRTLASRSAEAAKEIRALIETSTQRTQRGTELVKSAGATMHEIVESVMRVSDVINEISAASKEQSDGINQVNTAVAELDRMTQQNASMVEETSTASEELSAQAQSLAHILEAFKLGDDERASLTPPRQASRPVAGKDDSSDQAPVATRQSQSQDEWTEF
- a CDS encoding IS30 family transposase, with amino-acid sequence MGYRQLTQTQRYQIHAQRGVRMTQRQIARVLGIHSSTVSRELRRNISPDGYDPCQAQARSDQRRRTAWKMTKRLPSLMRWVTDQLADEWSPQQISGFMAKANGAYVSHQWIYSLIWDDKVRGGGLWRYLRQPKRRSKHRAQAKSAGLGKIPNRVGIEYRAAEVDDRLTIGHWEGDTVLKGHKQSGLVTLVERRSGYLLATRLPQITADLTQKAMIRLLKPRRGAVQTVTLDNGSEFANHEAVATAVSAAIYFCDPYCSGQRGTNENTNGLIRQYYPKGTDFRQVTDAELRKTVNKLNDRPRKRLGYRTPAQVFLGEYSGALDTAGAALIG
- a CDS encoding IS481 family transposase, whose product is MDIKLHKQATTTPKIRAEIQAAPSSISDSELARQYGVAVSTIRRWRYRDDVQDRPHTRHNLLATLTSEQEEVLIAAREFLRLGLDDLLVVAREFLNPGLSRSGLHRMLKRREVPTLAELSRRDAGDDEKPRHKPFKDYEPGYVHIDIKHLPRMPDEEQKRYLYVAIDRATRWVHLEVRRSQSAKDARAFMKRVEEKAPFQVQTVLTDNGKSFTDRFTRAGERKPSGNHPFDQECQALGIEHRLIKPGRPQTNGMVERFNGRISDVLATRRYTSGEDLEQTLKRYTWLYNHHIPQKALHHQSPIAMMKEWQTKRPELFTKRVVNHTGPDIYQACIGGGK
- a CDS encoding IS5 family transposase (programmed frameshift), with translation MAGRYELSDQSWEMIEDIVSPSQPIGRPRRDDRQVLNGIFWILCSGAKWRDLPERYGPWKTVHDRFRQWRDDGTFEAVLDRLHLKLREDGLMDLDTWMIDSTSIRATRAASGGGKKGGPREPVDHALGRSRGGLTTKIHMVCDRHGWPLTFTLSPGQDADTRHFIPTMEAIHLPGKVGRPRKRCRYVVADKGYDSDALRHYCDRYHMKPIIAQRKMKRRPRPGLPRGFDKPKYRERNVIERGFGWVKELRRIATRYDKLASSFSAMVCLACIDRCLRADFSDKT
- a CDS encoding DUF5677 domain-containing protein codes for the protein MKANLFVNWRTYKKIRAQAIDGMRFNDRRGQLICGLFVRVDVLSQDIIRILKADASAGCAPLLRCAFESYIDLKCLKEDEEYIYEFEALHVDSEIKYYKFYDEDNKYFPQIGANEAKKKVAALKDKKEELLAGRKKVMSIKDRFEKAGELGAYFTIYHTLSNFTHPSITALSSQVEGSNYVLNKKPHDSAYNFLFSSAINVACAALVETLEAMEHNRHFEKELLNNVERVNKKCPKGDKVSADELGG
- a CDS encoding DUF3606 domain-containing protein; the encoded protein is MSDNLYHRGSPDTEKVNLGQAHEVQYWTQRFGVSEAKLREAVDAVGVLVKDIEAYLKK
- a CDS encoding DUF4113 domain-containing protein — protein: MSYWASASAARQLRREYLTGRYTTSWDELPVARIR
- a CDS encoding Rap1a/Tai family immunity protein, which codes for MSHKRQATKRVLSVMLVAGLGITGIGNAWGYFYNGADLLDFQRHYQQFRADESYDTSKFFTYTGYVLGIFDRLESREKICAPSDVRGRDILDGVSQYLANTSGSWDEPASDVVTEALKKAYACQ
- a CDS encoding ComEA family DNA-binding protein, encoding MPNRLDELPHIGPARAEAVIDARPYQGVDGLTRVSGIGPTSRGHRGQRHSVQLVIWSRATWSRNLGRFIAAFLFACPFQYPWDCRFRLAVIACRRRITAVIDF